In the genome of Mytilus edulis chromosome 3, xbMytEdul2.2, whole genome shotgun sequence, one region contains:
- the LOC139516141 gene encoding proton-coupled folate transporter-like, with protein MATDDTTTPLLNSSARGAKRFKLSKWTPIEILVVLYFLAASCLWPVQQYYAITVIAEKHNVSNFINHEEKSCHSPSTNSSNNPKILVDKIEKESSQFLMYLGFCGTFLSVIPILCLGSISDRLGRKFVLCFCLAGLLLKEIIYLVVIYFHLSLYILYLAQVIEGLTGGFGGMLMALFGMTADVTEPGKNRAFRLSVVEGTASITYSLATLGMGYWIKYGNFYFPLIFISVMTILTIAFCVLFIPETSPMQGRNETFSLVYFFKCFRFYVLPSPEGRRRKLTASLFILALSGAAILGRSSTLTLYLLKSPICWNEVKVQIFTSVQTFANWVAAMVVVRILHVFTQDYVILVIGTLSAASASLLLAFATKDWLVYLFVIVGICSAAVFPTVRAMMSRQCTAAEQGSLFASVASVELLFTAFAQLTYGGVYKASVSFYPGLVFLIMGGVLFIVLIISLTLFRWMRKENLNIQTWQVIN; from the exons ATGGCAACAGACGACACCACCACTCCTTTGTTAAACTCTTCAGCTAGAGGAGCAAAGCGTTTCAAGCTTTCAAAATGGACGCCGATTGAAATCTTAGTTGTGCTGTATTTTCTTGCCGCAAGTTGTCTTTGGCCAGTGCAGCAATATTATGCAATAACAGTGATAGCAGAAAAACATAACGTTTCCAATTTTATAAACCACGAGGAGAAAAGTTGTCACAGTCCTAGTACTAATTCGTCAAATAATCCGAAAATTTTAGTTGATAAAATAGAAAAGGAATCCTCACAATTTTTAATGTACCTTGGATTTTGTGGTACATTTTTATCGGTAATTCCAATTCTATGTTTAGGATCGATTTCGGATCGACTAGGGAGAAAATTCGTACTGTGCTTTTGTTTAGCTGGTTTATTACTAAAAGAGATCATTTATCTTGTagtaatatattttcatttatcattatacattttgtatcttGCACAAGTGATCGAAGGCCTTACTGGTGGCTTTGGAGGCATGCTGATGGCTCTTTTTGGAATGACTGCCGATGTTACGGAACCTGGTAAAAATAGGGCATTTAGGTTGTCTGTCGTTGAAGGTACTGCATCAATCACATATTCCCTCGCAACACTTGGAATGGGTTACTGGATCAAATACGGAAATTTCTACTTTCCTTTGATATTTATAAGTGTTATGACTATACTTACCATagcattttgtgttttatttattccAGAAACGTCACCGATGCAGGGTCGCAATGAAACCTTCAGTCTTGTATATTTCTTCAAATGCTTCCGTTTTTATGTTTTACCTAGTCCGGAAGGGAGACGACGGAAACTAACAGCATCATTATTTATCCTAGCCCTTTCCGGTGCTGCTATATTGGGGAGATCTAGTACGCTAACACTATATCTACTTAAATCACCAATATGTTGGAATGAGGTGAAAGTTCAAATCTTTACGTCAGTTCAGACATTCGCGAACTGGGTTGCAGCAATGGTTGTAGTTCGTATTTTACACGTATTCACTCAAGACTATGTGATTTTAGTGATTGGGACTCTTTCTGCAGCATCTGCCAGTCTCCTCCTTGCATTTGCGACTAAAGACTGGCTTGTTTATTTGT ttgttattgttggtataTGTTCAGCAGCCGTATTTCCGACGGTCAGAGCTATGATGTCACGACAATGTACAGCAGCCGAACAAG GGTCGTTATTTGCTAGCGTAGCTAGTGTAGAGTTATTGTTCACTGCCTTTGCACAATTAACGTATGGCGGAGTATACAAAGCCTCGGTATCATTTTATCCTGGGTTGGTGTTCCTGATCATGGGAGGCGTTCTATTCATAGTTCTAATCATTTCTTT AACACTGTTTAGATGGATGagaaaagaaaatttgaatataCAGACGTGGCAAGTTATAAACTAA
- the LOC139516140 gene encoding proton-coupled folate transporter-like, which translates to MDTIEEPLLPVPDVATEKPVVVRPMYQFITLEIIGILHFGALMAMSPIQQFYVIDEIAKKYGEEGEKSNVDYCPKGPVFSNSTSNIVQAESANILMYLGFIGTFIAVIPILVFGSLTDRYGRKFPLYLSMVGILLKEIVMTVTVYKGLSLWFLALGDFFLGITGHFGLFLAAMMGMIADITTPGKDRAIQIIILEGTVAIAVAFSILGIGFWIKDGNYRHPLIMCIACTVLSLILTLTFLSETAKTNKKKNNRICTKSVMGACFDVYRNGNRNRNKKMLIGQIIFCINVGALMGNSNVVTLFLLHKPLCWSELHVQVFTCFQLLVNWGSILLGIRILHKYLSDYTIIIAGTVSAIASSVTLAFSSEDVIVYLYAVIGIMAVSISPLLRSVLSRLVSPDEQGSLFACIGSSELLLTSLGQLFYGFIYKESVSYLPGLVFLITAGILVIEFCLSLVLYSVMSSEPVSVTETVIQVS; encoded by the exons ATGGATACCATCGAGGAACCACTTTTGCCCGTACCAGATGTAGCCACTGAAAAACCAGTCGTTGTTCGTCCTATGTACCAGTTCATTACGCTAGAAATTATTGGCATTCTTCATTTTGGAGCATTGATGGCAATGTCTCCAATACAACAGTTTTATGTTATAGAcgaaattgcaaagaaatatggAGAAGAAGGCGAAAAATCAAACGTTGACTATTGCCCAAAAGGCCCTGTATTTTCCAACAGTACAAGTAATATCGTACAAGCAGAATCCGCAAACATACTGATGTATCTGGGATTCATTGGCACATTTATCGCTGTAATTCCTATTTTGGTATTTGGTTCACTCACGGACAGATACGGAAGAAAATTTCCATTGTATCTTTCAATGGTTGGAATTTTACTCAAAGAAATAGTAATGACTGTTACCGTTTACAAAGGGTTGTCACTCTGGTTTTTAGCTTTAGGAGATTTTTTCCTCGGCATCACGGGACATTTTGGTCTATTTTTAGCTGCAATGATGGGGATGATTGCCGATATTACAACTCCTGGTAAAGACAGAGCAATACAAATAATCATTTTGGAGGGAACTGTAGCCATTGCCGTGGCGTTTTCGATTTTAGGTATTGGCTTTTGGATAAAAGACGGGAATTATAGACACCCGTTGATAATGTGCATCGCATGTACCGTTTTGTCTCTAATATTAACATTAACATTTTTGTCCGAGACGGCTAAGACAAACAAAAAGAAGAACAACAGGATATGCACGAAATCAGTTATGGGCGCATGCTTCGATGTGTACAGAAATGGCAACaggaatagaaataaaaaaatgttgatcgGACAAATcatattttgtatcaatgttgGGGCACTAATGGGGAATTCTAACGTTGTTACTTTATTTCTCCTCCACAAGCCGTTGTGTTGGAGTGAGCTTCACGTTCAGGTGTTCACATGTTTTCAACTCTTGGTGAACTGGGGTTCAATATTACTTGGCATTAGAATTTTACACAAATACCTTTCAGATTATACCATTATAATAGCAGGAACAGTGTCGGCCATTGCAAGTTCCGTCACTTTGGCTTTTAGTTCAGAAGACGTGATAGTTTATTTAT ATGCAGTGATTGGTATAATGGCAGTCTCGATTTCACCCTTACTAAGATCGGTTCTGTCAAGGCTTGTGTCACCAGATGAACAAG GAAGCCTTTTTGCTTGTATTGGCAGTTCTGAATTATTGCTGACGTCTCTTGGACAGCTGTTTTATGGTTTCATTTACAAAGAGTCTGTTAGTTATCTTCCAGGGTTAGTGTTCTTGATAACGGCTGGAATTCTAGTCATAGAATTCTGTTTATCTTT agttCTATATAGTGTTATGTCCTCAGAACCAGTATCTGTAACAGAAACAGTTATACAGGTTTCCTAG
- the LOC139515138 gene encoding E3 ubiquitin-protein ligase TRIM45-like has translation MTSTPPLSCGPCKYEGITKDAEKWCTFCDEGFCSDCEKTHRSLKLTRNHKMIDTKDYMKIQDLSVNLKCETHGQKLDLYCKCHHVAECAMCIPSEHNSCPVDDIISIHDAAINAKSSTALSDLEETISRSLESVRQCIRDRASVSANIDTEEQTIQKKILETRLRLNKHLDELEQQLLQELQIKHENCRSRYSKMLKQLQQTENELEKLKEQTEQMKLFASDLQVFLGTSSEDKIYYTDENNDTVNCCGFKGKKIWTFKNEYTRCPRGITVNNDQNLYVVSSNSNNLTLIQNDGKMSIEVLTSSDDLFSPFAVCCNKNSLLLGYKKGNTALYHVSE, from the exons ATGACATCTACTCCACCATTATCCTGTGGTCCGTGTAAATATGAAGGCATTACAAAAGATGCAGAGAAATGGTGTACCTTTTGCGATGAGGGGTTTTGTTCAGACTGTGAAAAAACCCATAGATCTTTGAAACTGACAAGAAATCACAAAATGATCGACACCAAAGACTACATGAAAATACAAGATTTATCTGTTAATTTGAAATGCGAAACTCACGGGCAAAAGCTTGATCTTTATTGTAAATGTCATCATGTGGCAGAGTGTGCAATGTGCATTCCATCAGAGCACAATAGTTGTCCAGTGGATGATATCATTTCAATACACGATGCAGCTATAAATGCAAAGAGTTCAACTGCACTTTCTGATTTAGAGGAAACGATTTCAAGATCTCTTGAAAGCGTAAGACAGTGTATTCGAGACCGAGCTTCAGTCTCGGCGAATATCGATACAGAAGaacaaacaattcaaaaaaaGATTCTAGAAACAAGGCTGAGGCTGAATAAACACCTAGATGAGCTTGAACAACAACTTCTCCAGGAACTCCAAATCAAACATGAAAATTGCAGGTCAAGATACAGTAAAATGCTGAAACAATTACAACAGACAGAAAACGAGCTTGAGAAACTAAAAGAACAGACAGAACAAATGAAATTGTTCGCATCCGACCTTCAAGTCTTCCTAGGAACAT CTTCTGAAGATAAGATATACTATACAGACGAGAATAATGACACAGTGAACTGTTGTGGTTTTAAAGGAAAGAAAATATGGACATTCAAAAATGAATATACTAGGTGTCCGCGAGGTATAACCGTGAATAATGATCAGAACCTATATGTTGTTAGTAGCAATTCTAACAATTTAACTCTTATACAGAATGACGGGAAAATGAGTATAGAGGTTCTTACTTCTAGTGACGATTTGTTTTCGCCGTTTGCTGTATGTTGTAACAAGAATTCGTTACTCTTAGGATATAAAAAAGGGAACACGGCATTGTATCATGTATCGGAATAA